The Intestinibaculum porci DNA window AAAACAGGTTTCCTATTTGCAAAGCCATGTTGGTAAGTCGATTACGAATATGGTGGGAACGAAGATTGCTTATGCGAAATCTTTTAATATCAATAATCGAGTTTATGTTATTTGTGTGCAAAAGGACTCTAGCGATACCCAAAAGACATATCTGACCAGCTATATTTTAGCGGGGATTATTCTTTTTATTGCCGGGTCTTTAATCTTCTTGGTTGTTTCTGATTTTATTGTCAAACCTATTTCAGAGTTAACCAAAGCAACGAATGAACTGGGTAAAGGCAATTACAATGTCCGCGTCAATTATGCTGGCGATGATGAGATTGCAAAATTAAATAATGCCTTTAATCAGATGGCCATTCAGCTTGCAAAGCAGGAAGAAACCCGTCAGCAGTTTATTAGTGATGTCTCCCATGAGTTCCAGACGCCGCTAACGGCCATTGGCGGTTTTGCGAATATCCTGATGACCGAGAATTTACCAGATGATCAGCGTAAGAAATATGCAGAAATTATTTTAAGTAATTCTAAGCGTCTTTCTACATTATCGAAAAACATGTTACAGTTAGCGACGCTAGAGGGCGATGATACCAAACTTGATAAGAGTTCTTATTCCTTGATTGCCCAATTGAACCGGGTCATTGAAACGCAGGATTATTCTGCGTTATTAAAGGATATTGAGATTGAATTTATCAAGCCGCGCGGGGATCTGATGGTGGAAGCGGATGAATCGCGAATGGAACAGGTTTGGACCAATCTTATCAATAATGCCATCAAATATACTAAAGAACATGGTGTGATCACCGTGGAAGTGAAAAAATCAGGCAGTAATGTCATTGTCAATATTCAGGATACGGGCATCGGCATGAGCAAGGAGACCATTTCACATATCTTTGAGCGTTTCTATCGTGATGATAAATCAAGGGCCATTGAAGGCAATGGCTTAGGCTTAGCGATTGTGGCTCGGATCAT harbors:
- a CDS encoding sensor histidine kinase, yielding MIKSVYGKLFLGFVATIVISFMITGMFAFHQSKADTTTLASGELGKSSEHISDLVERISKDDLYKILSDYSQTSELNFDLRSDRLKMSYGHFDRNVKLSEKQVSYLQSHVGKSITNMVGTKIAYAKSFNINNRVYVICVQKDSSDTQKTYLTSYILAGIILFIAGSLIFLVVSDFIVKPISELTKATNELGKGNYNVRVNYAGDDEIAKLNNAFNQMAIQLAKQEETRQQFISDVSHEFQTPLTAIGGFANILMTENLPDDQRKKYAEIILSNSKRLSTLSKNMLQLATLEGDDTKLDKSSYSLIAQLNRVIETQDYSALLKDIEIEFIKPRGDLMVEADESRMEQVWTNLINNAIKYTKEHGVITVEVKKSGSNVIVNIQDTGIGMSKETISHIFERFYRDDKSRAIEGNGLGLAIVARIISLHGFTLDVQSQEDVGSIFSVKMPLYVKRLAPRFNEKKE